Part of the Pseudarthrobacter sp. NBSH8 genome is shown below.
GCCAACGCTAGCGCGGATCTGATCCAGTATCGGCCTCAATCACTCCTGGGCCGCGTGCTGATCTCGGGGACCGCGGACGGAAAAATGCCGGATACCGGGCTTCACCGGGCCAATTCCTGAGACGCTTGCCGAACTGATCCCCGCCGTTCCCCGCCTGCTCTAACCGTCTAGCGGCACGATGCAATCGGGAGCGGGCGGCTCGCTCAGACTCAGCGGCGCTGACGACGGTCCTCCATGGGTGGCAACTTGGGCCGTCCAACGTTCTCGAGCTGTGCCCGAAAACCCGGTCAGGGTTGTCGCACCGGACAAGATTCCAGGGCAAGTCAGATTCACCGTCCCACATCCAAACGAGACTCCCAGCCCGGCACGGCTCCCTCGCCCGGCGTTGTGACTGTTCGCCAGGATTGGCGACTAATCCGCCGTATCGGTTGGCAGTTTTGAAGCGTGAGCCCATCGGCGGCGCCGCCCTGCTGTCATCAGGGGATGAGGGTCTGCAGGACCGCTCCGGCGGCCACGAAACCGGCCGCGAAGGCAAGGTTCCATGCGGTCCGGCGGCGCCGGGCCACGTCCACGTGCCTCCACAGGGCGTCGAACCGGTTCTGCAGGCCGGCAGGGTACAGCGGGTTCCGGTGCGAGGTTCCCGGCAAAACGGCCGACGTGGCAATCCGGGAAACCTGCTCCGGGGTGAGCACTGGCCTGCGCCGGTTAAGCCAACGCAGTAGCTGCCGGTCCGTCACCACCGCAACGTCGACGGGCTTTTCCCTGGCGGTTATACTTTTGGGTTCGACGATGACGAGGACGCCCATGACCGCCACCTCCTCACCTGCCGCAGTGGTGAGGAGTCTCGCGGCGCGGGCCGCTTCGTGGACGGCGTTGGGGATGTGGCGTTTCTTTTTTCCTGCCACCATCAATGTGCGGCCGGCAACCCATACGGGCTGGTTTGAATGGTTCTTAGTGTTGAGGGTGAAAACCCCGGCAGGACCTATCAGAACATGATCGATGTCTGAGGTGCCGGTGCCGACAGGAACGGCATGCAGGACCGTCCATTCCGGACCGCTTGTGCGCGGAGCGGAAAACCGGCGGGGAATCTACAACGCCTTCCCGCAGCTGCCCAACATCACGCCGCGCCGGATGCTGAGCGGCGGGAACCTGGTGGTGGCCGAAGCCCTGCTGGACTACAACGGGCCGCAATACGAAACGGTGTTCATCTTCGAATTCCGGGACGGCAGGATCGCCAAGGAGACGGCCTACTGGAGCGAGGCCTTCGAGGCGCCCGAATGGCGGGCCCAGTGGGTTGAGAAGGCCTAGTGTCGCGGCGCCGCCGGAGGCTCCCCATCCGGGACGCAGCGGACGCCGCGGACACGCCGTCAGTCAGCCGCTCTCCGTGCCCACTTGATCAGCCGATCACTGAGGTCCATGAACGATTGGTCCACCACCTGCAGTTCGGGGTGGCTGTCATGCCAGTCAACGATCTCTCGGGTCCCGTCCGCGAACGGAATCGTGGCCGTGTAGCCCGGGACCAGGGACTTGATCTTGGTGTTGTCGAAAACCACTGAGTGTGATCGGTCGCCCAGCAGGTTGGGCCCCAGTTCCGCACTGTGCGCGGCGATGGTTTCCGAGGCCACATGGACCAGCTCGGGCTCCGGGACACCGGCTGCCCGGGCGAACGAACGGTAAACCTGGTTCCAGGGCAGGTATTCGTCGGAGGTGATGGTGTAGCTCTCGCCCACAGCCTGCGGCCGGCCTAGAAGCCCCACAAAGGCTTTGGCGAAGTCGCGGCTGTGGGTGAGGGTCCACAGCGAGGTGCCGTCGCCGTGCACCATAACCGGCAGCCCGGCGCGCATCCGGTGCACGTCCGTCCAGCCGCCCACCATCGCGATCTTGGTGCGGTCGTAGGTGTGGGATGGGCGCACCACGGTCAGCGGGAAGTCCTCGGAACGGTACGCCTCAAACAGAATGTCCTCGCAGGCGATCTTGTCCCGCGAATACTGCCAGAAAGGGTTCTTCAGAGGCGTGGATTCCAGGATGGGCAGCCGGGTGGGCGGCTTCTGGTACGCCGAGGCTGAACTGATGAACACGTATTGACCCGTCCTGCCACGGAACAGCTCCAAGCTGGCCCGTGCCTGATCCGGCTTGTAGGCGATAAAGTCCGCGACGGCGTCGAACTCCCGCCCGCCCAGCACCTCCCGCACGGCGGACGCGTCACGCACATCGGCATGCAGCACCTCTGCGCCATTAGGTACCGGCCTGCCTGATTGGCCACGGTTGAGGATAGTCAGCCGGTGCCCCAGCGCGACGGCGCGTTCTGCCGCCGCCGCGCTGATCACCCCGGTGCCGCCCAGGAAGAGGAGGCTCCGTGGTGCCACGGTGTCCGCGGCGGGATCCAACAGGGTCACCATGCGTAGTCCTCCGGTGCCGGGCGGTGGCCCGGGAAGATGCCGTCGAGCCGCTTGAGCGCGTCGGCGTCAAGCGTGACGTCCAACGCCCGGATGCCGGCGTCGAGCTGTTCCTGCGTGCGCGGCCCCACGATCGGTGCAGTGACAGCAGGCTGGTGAAGGAGCCAGGCGAGCGCGATGTCACCGGGTTCATGTCCGAGTCCGTCCGCAAGATCCTCGAACTGCTGGATCTGGTCCCGGTGCTTCTCGAGCGTTTCTGCAGCGCGTCCTTCGATGCGCCGGACACCTCCGCGTTCCTTCTTCAGGACACCGCCCAGCAGCCCGCCCTGCAGAGGGGACCACGGGATCAGGCCCAGGCCGTACTGCTGGGCGGCAGGGATGACCTCCAGCTCCACCTCGCGGCGGAACAGGTTGTAGATCGACTGCTCGCTGACCATCCCGGTATAGTTCCGGCGACGGGCAGCTTCCTGTGCCTGGGCGATGTGCCACCCGGCGAAGTTGCTGCTGCCTGAGTAGAGGATCTTGCCCTGCTGGACGGCCACTTCGATGGCCTGCCAGATCTCGTCCCAGGGAGTGTCCCGGTCAATGTGATGGAACTGGTACACATCGATGTAGTCCGTCTGGAGGCGCTTCAGGCTGGCGTCCAAGGCGCGGCGGATGTTCAGCGCGGACAGCTTGGACTCGTTGGGGCGCTCAGTCATGGTGCCGTACAGCTTGGTGGCCAGGACGGTCCGTTCGCGGCGCTCGCCGCCCTTCGCGAACCAGCGGCCAATGATGTCCTCGGTCCAGCCGCGGTGCCCGCTGCCACCGTAGACGTTGGCCGTGTCGAAGAAATTGATGCCGGCGTCCAGGGCGGAATCCATGATGTTGTGTGCGTCCGCTTCGTCGGTATGCGGGCCGAAGTTCATGGTGCCCAGGCACAGACGGGAAACTTTCAGGCCGGAGCGGCCCAGATGCGTGTACTGCATGGGGAATCCTTCGTTGGTGGAGGGACCTGTCGGAACCCGGTGACCGAGCCTGCCGGCAGGCTCGGTCACCGGTTGCTACAGCTGCGTAAAAGCGGCGACGGCGGGATCGGAACCGATGCGCGCGCCCCGCTCCAGGGCGGTGATGGAGGCAAGTTCGTCGTCGGACAGTGTCAGGGACGAGGCCGCGAAGTTTTCTCGGATACGGGAAGGGTCAACTGACTTGGGGATGACGATGGTGCCGGCGGCCAGATGCCAGGCCAGGACCACCTGCGCCGTGGTGGCGTCGTGAGCCTGCGCGACAGCGGTAACGGCGTTCCCGTTGAGGTCGCCGCCCTGGCCCAGCGGACTGTACGCCTCCACCGCAATCCCGAGGGCGCGGCTCTTGGCGGCAAGTTCGGCCTGCTGGTAGCTGGGGTGCAGCTCGATCTGGTTCACGGCCGGTACCACGTCCGAAGATTCGAGCAGGGTGTCCAGGTGGTCCGAGAGGAAGTTCGAGACGCCGATGGCGCGGATTTCCTTGGCGGCATACAGGGCCTCCAGCTCCTTCCAGGCCTGGACATAGAGGCCCTGCGACGGAACCGGCCAGTGGATGAGGTAGAGGTCCACGAAGTCGAGACCCAGTGCGTCGCGGGTGTCCTGGAATGCGTCCCGGGCCCGGCCCTGGTCGCCGTTGCGGAGCTTGGTGGTCACGAAGATTTCCTCGCGCGGAATGCCTGAGGCTGCGATGGCAGCTCCCACACCTGCTTCGTTGCGGTAGCCGGCGGCGGTGTCGATGTGGCGGTAGCCGGCGGCGAGAGCATCTTCGACGATCCGCTGGGTGTCTTCCGGCGGGACCTGGAATACGCCGAAGCCGAGCTGGGGAATGGCGACGCCGTTGTTCAGCGTGATTTCTGACATGGGGGGACTCCTCGTAGTGCTGAAGGGTGGTTCCTGGCACGGGATGTCCGGCCGGAAACCGCTTTCGGGAATTGCTCCGGTACGAGCCTATGTACTTTCGCGCCGATAGCCAGGCCCTGACCGTGTCCCTGTTTTTCCTAGGACTGGCAGTCCTACCTTCGCGGTAGGAAGTGCCTGCCAGGACGATGCAGAATAGGGGCATGGGTCAGAGCGCCGAGTTCGGAAAATTCCTGAAGGCCATGCGGTCCCGGCTGAGTCCGGAAGACGCAGGGGCGGAAGCCACCTCCGGCGTGCGCCGGGTTCCTGGCCTTCGGCGTGAGGAAGTGGCCAGGCTTGCAGATGTCAGCACGGACTACTACATCCGCCTGGAGCAGGGCAGGAATATCCACCCGTCGCGCTCTGTGCTCGACTCCGTGGCCCGAGCCCTCCGGCTGGACGCGGGCCAACACGCGCACATGCTTGACCTCCTGGAAAACTGTGCGGCCAGCCCACGTTCACCCGGTCCGGAGCAGTCAGTACGGCCGGCACTGCGGCAGCTCCTGGAAGCGGTGGGGGACATTCCGGCTTTGGTGCTGGGCCGCCGGACCGATGTGCTGGTGGGGAACCGGATGGCCTACCTGTTGTTCACGGATTTTCGGGACTTGCCGGCGCACGAACGCAACCTGACCCGGTGGCTGGTTCTCGATCCTGGTGCCCGGGAACTCTTCCGCGACTGGAAAGCAGTGGCCGCGGACGAGGCCGGAGCCCTCCGCGTGGATGTCGGCCGGCACCCCAACGACCCCGAGGCCAACCAGCTGGTCGGCGAACTCGCCGTCCACAGCGAGCAATTCCGGCAATGGTGGGCAGGGCACCGCGTGGCCACGCGGTCCGCCGGCAGCATACGGCTCCATCATCCCGCCGTCGGCGACCTGGAACTGAACTTTGAAAACCTGGTCCTTCCGGACGATCCGGACCAGACCCTGAGGGTGTATTCCGCAAAACCGGGCTCGCCGTCGTCGGACGCCTTGGCGTTACTGAGTCTTGGCCTCAATGCCGGGACCGGCTCCGCAGTCGCCCATCCGGGCACGACGCTGGACTTGGAAGCACTCCCTCCGGCCACCGCCGAAAGCTGACCGGTCTGTACGTCTGCTGGCAACGCTGATTCTAGCCAGGCGCACCGCAGGTGTTGCCTCGTCCAACTGAAGCCAAAGAGTGATGGCCGCGCCCAAAGGACGCGGCCAGCACTCTTTAAAACCCAGGCAGGTCAGCCTTCGTGGCGGAAACCGAGCTTGACCCGCACCTGCCAGTCGGCAACTTTGCCGTCTTCGAGGTGACCTCGGATTTCTTTGACCTCGAACCAGTCAAGGTTGCGCAAGGTCTTGGAGGCCTCGGCGATCCCGTTGCGGACTGCCGCGTCCACGCCTTCTTCGGAGGTACCGACAATTTCAGTAATGCTGTACGTGTGGTTGGACAACTTCGCTCCTCGTGATCGCCTTCGATTCCCGGTTGCGGGCCGTCCTTGAACACTAGTGGCACTTCTCAGGCGTGGCCAGACCCAATACTCCGGAGTGGATGCTGGTCAGGGCGCCTCGAGGACCAGGTTCTTGAGGTCATCCAGGGTCTGTTGCATGTGCAGGTCCATGGCTTCGCGCGACCGGCTCGGATCGCGCGATTCCAGTGCCTCAGCGATGTTCTGGTGGTGCCCGATTGCGTGCTCCTGGATGGTGGGCACGGCCGATGTCTCGGCCCGGCGCTTTTCGAGCACCCGGTGCAGCGGCGCAAAAAGGACCGCAACAAAAACGTTCTCCGAGGCGCTCAGGATCAGGTCATGGAATGCCAGGTCAGCCTCCACGAAGGCGGCCACGTCATTGACCTCATGGGCGGACCGCATCGCCGCTACATGGACGAACAGCATCTGGATGTCGGTGTCGCTGATCCGGGCGGCCGCAAGCTCACACGCCCCGGTTTCCAACATCCGGCGCAGTTCAATCAGCTGCACGGATGCGGCGGCTTCGTTCTGGCCCTCTGACGCGGCACGCAGCACAGCTTCGAGCGAAGCCCAGCGGTTCAGCGGGTTAACGAACGTGCCGCGGCCGCGTTCCACGCTGAGGATCCGCTGCGCCTCGAGGGTTTTCATGGCCTCGCGCACGGTCATCCGGCTCACCTCGTGTTTGGCACTGAGCTCAAGCTCTCCGGGCACGCTGGATCCGGCTGGAAATTCCCCGGCAATGATCCGGTCCAGGAGCTCGTCTGCAACAACGCCCACCAATGATTTCCGTGCCATACGTCCCCTTGCGGCGTCGCCAGATATGTCTGACAAGTCTACTTGCGCGTTTCTATGTCCTGTGCCACACTATTTGAAATGTTAGATGTCAGACATCTTACAGTTACCTCATTATTTTAGATTTCCCACACAACGGAGTGCACTGTGACGCTTGAAGCAGACATCCTGGCCGCCTTCCCGGCAGAAGTCCGGATTCCCGCCCGCCTTGTTGCCGACGCCGTCGCCGCTTCCAGCGCGGAGACCCCCCGAATGCTCGTAGTGCTCGACGACGACCCCACCGGAACGCAGTCCGTTGCGGATCTGCCCGTGCTCACCCGCTGGGAGGTGGAGGACTTCATCTGGGCCTTCGGCCAGGCGAAGCCCGCCGTGTACGTGCTGACCAACACCCGCAGCCTGGACCCCGCTGAAGCTGCGGCCCGCAACGAGGAAGTGGTCCGCAACGCGATGGCCGCCGCGGGGCCCGCAGATGCCAGCGCCGGTTCGGGCCTCCGGCTCGGGTTCGTGAGCCGCAGCGACTCCACTCTCCGCGGACACTACCCGCTGGAGCCCGACGTCATCGCCGCCACCGTTGCTGACGTCAGCGGAGAAGCCACCGACGGCGTTGTGCTGGTGCCGGCGTTCCCCGACGCCGGCCGCGTGACCATCGGCGGCGTGCACTACATGCGTGGCACGGGGGACGACGCCGGCACGCTCACCCCCGTGGCCGAGACCGAATTCGCCAAGGATGCAAGCTTCGGCTTCGCCAACTCGGACATGACCCAGTACGTGGAAGAGAAGTCGCAGGGCCGCTTCGCCGCGGAATCCGTGATCGTCCTTGACCTGAACATCATCCGCGCCTCTGCCCATCCGCAGATCACCGCCAAGGCCATCGCCGACGCGATCCATCCCGCCACCGACTCCACGCCGATCATCGCGGACATCGTCACGGAGAACGACCTCCGCGCCCTGTCGCTGGGCCTGGAAGAAGCCGAACGACGCGGCAAGAAGCTCCTCTACCGCGTGGGACCGCCGTTTGTCCGGGCCCGGATCGGCCAGGAAATCCGCGCCGAGCTCACCGGCGCTGAAGCCTTTGCCGGCAACACCCCGTCCGAGGCAGGCGGCCTGATCGTCGTCGGATCCCACGTGGGCGTGACTACCCGTCAGCTCAAGGCCCTCACCGAACAGCACAGCGCCGCCCGGATTGTGGAGATCGACGTCGAGAAGCTGCTCAGCGACACCGGAGACGCCCACCTGGACCAGACCGTCGGCACCGTCGTGGAGGCTCTCCACGGGCGAGACGTGATCGTCCACACGAGCCGGCTGCTGATCAAGACCGACAACGCCGCCGAAAGCCTGCGGATCGCGCGCACGGTGTCCGCTGCCGTCGTCGCCGTGGTGAACCGGACGCTCAAGACGTTCCCGCCGCGGTTCGTCATCGCCAAGGGCGGGATCACGTCCTCCGACGTCGCCGCCCACGGCCTGGAAATCCGCCACGCCATAGTCCGCGGTCCCATGCTGCCGGGCATCGTCTCGCTCTGGGAGCCGGTGGACGGCCCCGCCAAGGGCATCCCGTACATCGTGTTCGCCGGCAACGTGGGCGATGACCAGTCCCTCGCCGACGTCACCCGCAAGCTCAGCAACACCTTCTGACCGTTGGTTGAGCTTGTCGAAACCCGCAAGAATTCAAAGGAGAACACCATGACCACCAACTACACCATCACCGTCCTGGGCCTCGGCGCCATGGGCCTGCCCATGGCCACCCGCTTGGCCAGCGAACTCACCGTGCACGGCTTCGACATCGCCGAGCCGCGGCTGAAGCTCGCCGAAGAAGCCGGCATCCGCACCTTCGCCTCCGCCCGGGAAGCCTCCAAGGGCGCCGACGCCCTGCTCCTGGCGGTCCGCAACGGCGAGCAGCTCAACGAGGTCCTCTTCGGTGGGAACGGCGTGGCCTCTGTGCTCGAGCCGGGCGCCGTCGTGATCCTGGGCAGCACCGTGGGCACCGAAGCGATCCCCACCACCGTGGCACGCCTCGCCGAATACGGCGTTGAGCTTGTGGACGCGCCGCTGTCCGGCGGCCCCAAGCGCGCCGGCGAAGGCGACCTGCTGATCGTCGTCGGCGCCTCCCCGGAAGCCCAGGAGAAGGCCCGCCCGGCCCTCGAACTGCTGGCTTCCACGCTGACCGTTGTGGGCGACAAACCCGGCGACGGCCAGGCCCTCAAGACCGTCAACCAGCTCCTCTGCGGCGTCCACATCGCGGCAGCCGCGGAGGCCATGGCCCTCGCCGACGCGCTCGGCCTGGACCAGGCCAAAACCCTCGCGGCCCTCGAAGCCGGCGCCGCCGGGTCCTTTATGCTCTCCAACCGCGGGCCCCGCATCCTTGAGGCCTACACCGAGGACGGCGCCGAAGTCCTGAGCCGGCTGGACATTTTCGTCAAGGACATGGGCATTGTCGGCAAGGCCACCCGCGCCGCGGGCCTCGCGGCTCCGGTCGCCGCCGCCGCCGAGCAGCTCTATCTTCTGGGCCAGGCCCAGGGCCTCGCCGCCGCCGATGACTCCGCCGTCATCAAGGTCGTCGCCCCGGTCAAACGCACCGCCTAACCACCACCCCTCTAACCCGACGACGGCGGATCCCCCTTTCCGCCGTCGTCGATCCACCCAGCTCGCTAGGCTTAACTAGCATCGTCGAAGGAGACACACACCATGAGCGCTCTAGCTCTCCTGGCCATAGCAGTAGCAGGCGTCGCCCTGCTGCTCGTGGCAGTCATCAAGTTCAAGATCCCCGCCTTCCTGGCCCTGCTGGTCGTCAGCGTGGGCGTGGCCCTCACCGCCGGAATCCCGCTGGCCGACGTCGTCAAAACCGTCACGGAAGGCATGGGCGGCACACTGGGCAACGTGGCCATCCTCGTCGGCCTCGGCGCCATGCTCGGCAAGATGATCGAAATCTCGGGCGGGGCCCAGGCCCTGGCCGGTAAGTTCACCCAGCTGCTGGGCCCGCGCCGCGTCATCGCCGCGCTCACCTCGGCCGCCTTCCTGCTGGCCATCCCCGTATTCTTCGACGTCGGATTCATCATCCTGATCCCGATCATCTACGGCTTCGCCAAGGCCGCCGGCGTCAACCCGGTCAAGATCGGCCTGCCGGTCGGCGCGATCATGCTGGCCATCCACGTTGTTGTCCCGCCGCACCCGGGAGTTGTGGGCGGCGCCGGCATCCTGGGCGCGGACATCGGATGGACCACCATCATCGGCTTGACCCTCTGCATCCCCGTCGGCGTCCTCGGATACTTCGTTGCCCGGCGGCTGAACCGCCGCGACTTCACCATGCTCCCGTCCACTGCGGAGCAGTTCCGGCTCTTCGGCACCGGAAAATCCGAGGTCGAACAGGATGCAAACGAAGGCGGATCCGGCGTTGCCGTCAAGACCCGCGTCTCGCCGGTCAAGACCGCTCCAAGCCCGGCCATGATCATCTCCCTTATCGTCCTGCCGATCCTGATGATCATGGTGGGAACCCTCGGTGCCGTCATCCTGCCTAAGGGCACCCCTGCGGCAGACGTTGCCACCTTCGTCGGTGCGCCGCTCATCGCCCTGCTGACCACCCTGGGACTCGCCTACTACTTCCTGGGCATCCGCCGCGGCTGGACCTCACAGCAGACCGGTGAAGTCATGGACTCCGCCCTGGCCCCCACGGCCATCGTGATCCTCGTAACCGGCGCCGGCGGTGTCTTCGGTAAGGTACTGACCGTCTCCGGAATCGGCAAGGCGCTCGCCGAGGGCCTGCACACAGTCGGCCTCCCGGTCATCCTGATGGCCTTCGTCCTGGCCGCGATCCTCCGGGCCTCACAGGGCTCCGCCACGGTTGCCATCATCACGACCGCAGGCCTGCTGAGCGCTTCGGTTGCCGACGGCGGCTACTCACCGGTGCAGACCGCACTCATCCTGGTAGCGATCGGCTTCGGCGCCTTCGGCCTCAGCCACGTCAACGATTCAGGCTTCTGGATCGTCACGCGTTTCCTGGGCCTGTCCGTCGCGGACGGACTGCGGACCTGGACCGTGCTCACCACCATCCTTGGACTGGCAGGCTTCGCCCTGACGTTCCTGGTATGGATCCTGGCCGGCGGCCTGAGCGTCTGATGCGCACCCGACTCGACCAGCTGGTCACGCAAGCCCTCCAGCAGGGCTCGGCCGTTCCCGCCTTCACCTGCTACGACTTCACCACGGCGCTTGCCGTAGTGGGCGCGGCCGAGGACGCTGGCCACGGGATCATCCTGCTGGTGGCCCCCAAGACGGCTGCCACGGCGAACGGACTGCGGCTGATCGCCGCGCTCCGTGGCCTGGCAGACGCCGCGTTCGTTCCGGTGGCTGTCCAGCTTGATCACGCGACGGACCTCAAGGTGATGGCCGACGCCGTCGCCGCGGGGGCGGATTCGGTCCTCGCGGACGGTTCCTCCTTGCCGTATGAGGAGAACATTGCGCTGGTCCGTCAGGCACGCGCTGTGCTGGGCGCCGACGTCGTGCTTGAAGCCGAACTCGGCGGCCTGGCCGGCGACGAGGACCGGGCCTTCGGCGCGGATGAAGCCGGTGTGGCCGTTGCAGGGCTGACGGATTCCGCCCAGGTGGAGGATTTTGTGGCCCGGACCGGCGCTGAACTGCTGGCTGTAGCGGTGGGCAACGTCCACGGCAAGTACAAGGGCGAGCCCCAGCTTCGCTGGGACGTCCTGCAGGACATTGCCGTGCGGACGCACATTCCCCTGGTGCTCCACGGCGCGTCCGGCATCCCTGCGGGGGAGCTGGTCAAGGCAGCCGCGATGAACGTGGGCAAGGTGAACTTCAACACCGAGCTCCGCACCGGGTTGCTGGCCACACTCCAGGAACAGCTGCCCGCGCACCGTGCCGACGGCGAGAACCTCCAGGGCCTGCTGGGCCACTGGAACACCACGGCCAGGGAGTTCGCCACATCGGCGCTGGGCATGCTCACCCGGTGACGCCCTCTTGAGTTTTGGGGAGGCTAGGATCAGCACATGATCCTGGCCTCCCTTCTTTTTGCGTTCATCGCCGCCGCGCTGCACGTGTACATCTTCACCATGGAGTCCCTCACGTGGACCACCCCGGCCACCTGGAAACGTTTCGGCCTCGCCTCCCAGGCCGACGCCGAGACCACCAAGCCACTC
Proteins encoded:
- a CDS encoding aldo/keto reductase, which gives rise to MQYTHLGRSGLKVSRLCLGTMNFGPHTDEADAHNIMDSALDAGINFFDTANVYGGSGHRGWTEDIIGRWFAKGGERRERTVLATKLYGTMTERPNESKLSALNIRRALDASLKRLQTDYIDVYQFHHIDRDTPWDEIWQAIEVAVQQGKILYSGSSNFAGWHIAQAQEAARRRNYTGMVSEQSIYNLFRREVELEVIPAAQQYGLGLIPWSPLQGGLLGGVLKKERGGVRRIEGRAAETLEKHRDQIQQFEDLADGLGHEPGDIALAWLLHQPAVTAPIVGPRTQEQLDAGIRALDVTLDADALKRLDGIFPGHRPAPEDYAW
- a CDS encoding aldo/keto reductase gives rise to the protein MSEITLNNGVAIPQLGFGVFQVPPEDTQRIVEDALAAGYRHIDTAAGYRNEAGVGAAIAASGIPREEIFVTTKLRNGDQGRARDAFQDTRDALGLDFVDLYLIHWPVPSQGLYVQAWKELEALYAAKEIRAIGVSNFLSDHLDTLLESSDVVPAVNQIELHPSYQQAELAAKSRALGIAVEAYSPLGQGGDLNGNAVTAVAQAHDATTAQVVLAWHLAAGTIVIPKSVDPSRIRENFAASSLTLSDDELASITALERGARIGSDPAVAAFTQL
- a CDS encoding four-carbon acid sugar kinase family protein, which encodes MTLEADILAAFPAEVRIPARLVADAVAASSAETPRMLVVLDDDPTGTQSVADLPVLTRWEVEDFIWAFGQAKPAVYVLTNTRSLDPAEAAARNEEVVRNAMAAAGPADASAGSGLRLGFVSRSDSTLRGHYPLEPDVIAATVADVSGEATDGVVLVPAFPDAGRVTIGGVHYMRGTGDDAGTLTPVAETEFAKDASFGFANSDMTQYVEEKSQGRFAAESVIVLDLNIIRASAHPQITAKAIADAIHPATDSTPIIADIVTENDLRALSLGLEEAERRGKKLLYRVGPPFVRARIGQEIRAELTGAEAFAGNTPSEAGGLIVVGSHVGVTTRQLKALTEQHSAARIVEIDVEKLLSDTGDAHLDQTVGTVVEALHGRDVIVHTSRLLIKTDNAAESLRIARTVSAAVVAVVNRTLKTFPPRFVIAKGGITSSDVAAHGLEIRHAIVRGPMLPGIVSLWEPVDGPAKGIPYIVFAGNVGDDQSLADVTRKLSNTF
- a CDS encoding helix-turn-helix transcriptional regulator, encoding MGQSAEFGKFLKAMRSRLSPEDAGAEATSGVRRVPGLRREEVARLADVSTDYYIRLEQGRNIHPSRSVLDSVARALRLDAGQHAHMLDLLENCAASPRSPGPEQSVRPALRQLLEAVGDIPALVLGRRTDVLVGNRMAYLLFTDFRDLPAHERNLTRWLVLDPGARELFRDWKAVAADEAGALRVDVGRHPNDPEANQLVGELAVHSEQFRQWWAGHRVATRSAGSIRLHHPAVGDLELNFENLVLPDDPDQTLRVYSAKPGSPSSDALALLSLGLNAGTGSAVAHPGTTLDLEALPPATAES
- a CDS encoding nuclease-related domain-containing protein, translated to MPRRFSAPRTSGPEWTVLHAVPVGTGTSDIDHVLIGPAGVFTLNTKNHSNQPVWVAGRTLMVAGKKKRHIPNAVHEAARAARLLTTAAGEEVAVMGVLVIVEPKSITAREKPVDVAVVTDRQLLRWLNRRRPVLTPEQVSRIATSAVLPGTSHRNPLYPAGLQNRFDALWRHVDVARRRRTAWNLAFAAGFVAAGAVLQTLIP
- a CDS encoding dodecin, encoding MSNHTYSITEIVGTSEEGVDAAVRNGIAEASKTLRNLDWFEVKEIRGHLEDGKVADWQVRVKLGFRHEG
- a CDS encoding NAD-dependent epimerase/dehydratase family protein produces the protein MVTLLDPAADTVAPRSLLFLGGTGVISAAAAERAVALGHRLTILNRGQSGRPVPNGAEVLHADVRDASAVREVLGGREFDAVADFIAYKPDQARASLELFRGRTGQYVFISSASAYQKPPTRLPILESTPLKNPFWQYSRDKIACEDILFEAYRSEDFPLTVVRPSHTYDRTKIAMVGGWTDVHRMRAGLPVMVHGDGTSLWTLTHSRDFAKAFVGLLGRPQAVGESYTITSDEYLPWNQVYRSFARAAGVPEPELVHVASETIAAHSAELGPNLLGDRSHSVVFDNTKIKSLVPGYTATIPFADGTREIVDWHDSHPELQVVDQSFMDLSDRLIKWARRAAD
- a CDS encoding FadR/GntR family transcriptional regulator yields the protein MARKSLVGVVADELLDRIIAGEFPAGSSVPGELELSAKHEVSRMTVREAMKTLEAQRILSVERGRGTFVNPLNRWASLEAVLRAASEGQNEAAASVQLIELRRMLETGACELAAARISDTDIQMLFVHVAAMRSAHEVNDVAAFVEADLAFHDLILSASENVFVAVLFAPLHRVLEKRRAETSAVPTIQEHAIGHHQNIAEALESRDPSRSREAMDLHMQQTLDDLKNLVLEAP
- a CDS encoding nuclear transport factor 2 family protein; the encoded protein is MRGAENRRGIYNAFPQLPNITPRRMLSGGNLVVAEALLDYNGPQYETVFIFEFRDGRIAKETAYWSEAFEAPEWRAQWVEKA
- a CDS encoding NAD(P)-dependent oxidoreductase; protein product: MTTNYTITVLGLGAMGLPMATRLASELTVHGFDIAEPRLKLAEEAGIRTFASAREASKGADALLLAVRNGEQLNEVLFGGNGVASVLEPGAVVILGSTVGTEAIPTTVARLAEYGVELVDAPLSGGPKRAGEGDLLIVVGASPEAQEKARPALELLASTLTVVGDKPGDGQALKTVNQLLCGVHIAAAAEAMALADALGLDQAKTLAALEAGAAGSFMLSNRGPRILEAYTEDGAEVLSRLDIFVKDMGIVGKATRAAGLAAPVAAAAEQLYLLGQAQGLAAADDSAVIKVVAPVKRTA
- a CDS encoding GntP family transporter produces the protein MSALALLAIAVAGVALLLVAVIKFKIPAFLALLVVSVGVALTAGIPLADVVKTVTEGMGGTLGNVAILVGLGAMLGKMIEISGGAQALAGKFTQLLGPRRVIAALTSAAFLLAIPVFFDVGFIILIPIIYGFAKAAGVNPVKIGLPVGAIMLAIHVVVPPHPGVVGGAGILGADIGWTTIIGLTLCIPVGVLGYFVARRLNRRDFTMLPSTAEQFRLFGTGKSEVEQDANEGGSGVAVKTRVSPVKTAPSPAMIISLIVLPILMIMVGTLGAVILPKGTPAADVATFVGAPLIALLTTLGLAYYFLGIRRGWTSQQTGEVMDSALAPTAIVILVTGAGGVFGKVLTVSGIGKALAEGLHTVGLPVILMAFVLAAILRASQGSATVAIITTAGLLSASVADGGYSPVQTALILVAIGFGAFGLSHVNDSGFWIVTRFLGLSVADGLRTWTVLTTILGLAGFALTFLVWILAGGLSV
- a CDS encoding class II fructose-bisphosphate aldolase; translated protein: MRTRLDQLVTQALQQGSAVPAFTCYDFTTALAVVGAAEDAGHGIILLVAPKTAATANGLRLIAALRGLADAAFVPVAVQLDHATDLKVMADAVAAGADSVLADGSSLPYEENIALVRQARAVLGADVVLEAELGGLAGDEDRAFGADEAGVAVAGLTDSAQVEDFVARTGAELLAVAVGNVHGKYKGEPQLRWDVLQDIAVRTHIPLVLHGASGIPAGELVKAAAMNVGKVNFNTELRTGLLATLQEQLPAHRADGENLQGLLGHWNTTAREFATSALGMLTR